In Candidatus Roseilinea sp., one DNA window encodes the following:
- a CDS encoding peptide ABC transporter permease, whose protein sequence is MRLGYLVRRILFLVAVVWVAATIVFFIPRLSARNPIRERFAEIARSTGFAPKDLEQIIAAYEVKFGLDKPLLQQYIEYMGGVLRGDLGPSLTRFPKTVLELIFSALPWTIVLLMLTTLISFVLGNLLGALASWPRSPRFVKGLMAPLMMLQAVPAYLLGLLLIFFIAFRLKLLPMGGAYSQGVTPSLTLEFILDAARHQILPAISLILASLGFWALGMRGMGITIQGEDYVNFAEHKGLHPRTIFTQYYVRNALLPQVTGLALAFGSVIVSGVLVEQLYGLPGLGGLLGDAILKNDYFVIYGITLFVILSIALLMFLVDLVYPLLDPRIRYESR, encoded by the coding sequence ATGAGACTAGGATACCTGGTTAGACGCATCCTCTTCTTAGTGGCGGTGGTGTGGGTCGCTGCGACGATCGTTTTCTTCATTCCACGTCTATCCGCCCGCAATCCAATTCGTGAGCGCTTCGCCGAAATCGCCCGCTCGACGGGCTTCGCTCCGAAGGACTTGGAGCAGATCATCGCCGCCTACGAGGTGAAGTTCGGCCTAGACAAGCCGCTGCTGCAGCAGTACATCGAATACATGGGCGGCGTTCTACGTGGCGACCTGGGGCCGTCGTTGACGCGCTTCCCCAAGACCGTGTTGGAGCTGATCTTTTCTGCGCTGCCGTGGACGATCGTGTTGCTCATGCTGACGACGCTGATTTCGTTCGTCCTGGGCAACTTACTCGGCGCGCTCGCTTCCTGGCCGCGCAGCCCAAGGTTCGTGAAGGGCCTGATGGCTCCGCTCATGATGTTGCAGGCCGTGCCGGCCTATTTGCTCGGTCTGTTGCTGATTTTCTTCATCGCGTTCCGCCTGAAGCTGCTGCCGATGGGCGGCGCATATTCGCAGGGCGTCACCCCGTCGCTCACGCTGGAGTTCATCCTCGACGCGGCGCGGCATCAAATCCTGCCGGCCATATCGCTGATCCTTGCTTCGCTCGGCTTCTGGGCGCTGGGCATGCGCGGTATGGGCATCACTATCCAAGGCGAAGACTATGTGAACTTCGCCGAGCACAAGGGGTTGCACCCCCGCACGATCTTCACCCAGTATTACGTGCGTAACGCGCTGCTGCCCCAGGTCACCGGCCTGGCGTTGGCATTCGGCAGCGTCATCGTCTCCGGCGTGCTGGTCGAGCAGTTGTATGGCCTGCCCGGCCTCGGCGGCTTGCTCGGCGATGCCATCCTCAAGAACGACTACTTCGTCATCTACGGCATCACCCTTTTCGTCATCCTTTCGATTGCCCTCCTCATGTTCCTGGTGGACCTCGTCTATCCGTTGCTCGATCCACGGATACGCTACGAATCAAGATGA
- a CDS encoding peptide ABC transporter ATP-binding protein, protein MTPLLEFRNVTKIYTKGLLSRAATTALDDVSLKIEDDQPTILTVAGESGSGKTTLAMLLLGFITPTRGQILYKGKDITKLQGEEKVTFRKEVQAVFQDPFAVFNPFYTVDHLLTVPIEKFRLARSKSEARDKMDEALSAVGLRPEDVLGRFPHQLSGGQRQRINVARALLLKPRLLVADEPVSMVDASLRATILESLRNLNREYGISIIYITHDLTTAYHVANSIIVLYRGSVMEAGSIDRVIRDPQHPYTRLLIDSIPWPDINRKWGQTEIVAREQEHGSVEAGCKFTSRCPFAMDKCRQAPPPLYQVAPEQVAACYLYDQQPIVARERLSEVLPA, encoded by the coding sequence ATGACACCCCTACTCGAATTTCGCAACGTCACAAAGATCTACACCAAGGGCCTGCTTTCGCGCGCAGCGACAACGGCGCTGGACGACGTGTCACTCAAGATCGAAGATGACCAGCCGACGATCCTGACGGTCGCCGGCGAGAGCGGCAGCGGCAAAACCACGCTGGCGATGCTGCTGCTAGGCTTTATCACGCCCACTCGTGGACAGATCCTCTATAAGGGCAAGGACATCACCAAGCTGCAAGGCGAGGAAAAGGTCACCTTTCGAAAAGAAGTCCAGGCGGTCTTCCAAGACCCGTTCGCCGTGTTCAACCCGTTCTACACGGTGGACCATCTACTGACCGTGCCGATCGAGAAATTCCGGCTGGCGCGGAGCAAGAGCGAAGCGCGCGACAAGATGGACGAGGCGCTCAGCGCCGTCGGCCTGCGCCCCGAGGATGTTCTAGGGCGCTTCCCGCACCAACTCTCCGGCGGCCAACGCCAGCGCATCAACGTGGCGCGCGCGCTGTTGCTCAAGCCACGTTTGCTGGTCGCCGACGAGCCGGTCTCGATGGTAGATGCCAGCCTGCGGGCAACGATCCTGGAGAGCCTGCGCAACCTCAACCGCGAATACGGCATTTCGATCATCTACATCACGCACGACTTGACCACGGCGTATCATGTGGCCAACTCGATCATCGTGCTATATCGCGGCTCGGTGATGGAAGCCGGCAGCATAGATCGGGTGATCCGCGACCCGCAGCATCCTTACACGCGCCTGCTGATTGACTCGATCCCCTGGCCGGATATCAACCGCAAGTGGGGCCAGACAGAGATCGTGGCACGCGAGCAAGAGCATGGCAGCGTCGAAGCCGGCTGCAAGTTCACCTCGCGCTGCCCGTTCGCGATGGACAAGTGCCGGCAGGCACCTCCGCCGCTCTATCAGGTTGCGCCGGAACAGGTCGCCGCGTGCTACCTCTACGACCAGCAACCCATCGTCGCACGGGAGCGGCTGAGCGAAGTATTGCCGGCGTGA
- a CDS encoding CGP-CTERM sorting domain-containing protein → MTRNKITRRQLLRLSALAGTGAVIAACAPAAPAAPAAPAAEQPAQPAPPAAEATTAPAAEAQIPEVPRNRTVIMGWGASDFDNIGVTSPFAAGHNHQNFNSSLWDPLYYWAAFSDTVYPWLAAGDPEYNADFTEVTIKLRDGIEWSDGTPITSKDVVFTVNTWRDNDKLDYHSRVAPYVKEAVAVDDKTVKIIFKQPSPRFVFDVLTVHFDTGRPIVPAHVLEKEADVTAFPGGLDMPHSGPYKLVSWTNNQKIFDLREDWWAIKTGFQPVPEAKRVIMQRIGDDMGVVAQRVVNNELDTALDFRNDIIANILKQNPKVTTHTGQNEPHGYLDWWPNALWMNLEIEPFSDVRVRRAINRAVNRDQIDEVVYGGAKVSTIYPFPLYPPLQKFADSAGVQAIIEKYQPRKFDLEESAKLMEEAGYKKNADGLWEKDGKTVPTQISGFAGIHADIVPVLAEMLRQAGFDTGEGPDFSPEAYNNMAQGRPGLYMFGHGASLRDPFAVFELFNTKPTGNVAGSNNFSRYNNPEFEKLVLEMAKYPAGDPKFDELAVQAMEFYYKDVINVPIIQWLHRIAYNQTYWVNWPTETNVGEGYNGAFWHWTGPRVIAALKPAG, encoded by the coding sequence ATGACCCGGAACAAGATTACTCGAAGGCAACTGTTGCGCCTGTCGGCCCTCGCCGGCACAGGTGCGGTGATTGCCGCATGCGCCCCGGCCGCCCCGGCTGCTCCAGCTGCACCAGCGGCCGAACAGCCGGCGCAGCCTGCTCCCCCCGCTGCCGAAGCCACAACCGCGCCAGCAGCCGAAGCGCAGATCCCAGAAGTGCCCCGCAACCGCACCGTCATCATGGGTTGGGGCGCAAGCGACTTCGACAACATCGGCGTGACCAGCCCGTTCGCAGCCGGCCACAACCACCAGAACTTCAACTCGTCGTTGTGGGATCCGCTGTATTACTGGGCGGCCTTCTCGGACACGGTGTATCCGTGGCTGGCGGCCGGCGACCCCGAGTACAACGCCGACTTCACCGAAGTGACGATCAAGCTGCGCGACGGCATCGAGTGGAGCGACGGCACGCCGATCACCTCGAAGGACGTGGTCTTCACCGTCAATACCTGGCGCGACAACGACAAGCTGGACTACCACAGCCGCGTCGCGCCCTACGTGAAGGAAGCGGTCGCCGTTGACGACAAGACGGTCAAGATCATCTTCAAGCAGCCGTCGCCGCGCTTCGTGTTCGACGTGCTCACCGTGCACTTCGACACCGGCCGCCCGATCGTCCCCGCGCATGTGCTGGAGAAGGAAGCGGACGTGACCGCCTTCCCCGGTGGCCTGGACATGCCGCACTCCGGCCCCTACAAGCTGGTGTCGTGGACCAACAACCAGAAGATCTTCGACCTGCGCGAGGACTGGTGGGCGATCAAGACCGGCTTCCAGCCCGTCCCCGAGGCCAAGCGCGTGATCATGCAGCGCATCGGTGACGACATGGGCGTGGTGGCCCAGCGCGTGGTGAACAACGAACTCGATACGGCGTTGGACTTCCGCAACGACATCATCGCTAACATCCTGAAGCAGAACCCCAAGGTCACGACCCACACCGGCCAAAACGAGCCGCACGGCTATCTGGACTGGTGGCCCAATGCGCTATGGATGAACCTGGAGATCGAGCCGTTCAGCGACGTGCGCGTGCGCCGCGCCATCAACCGCGCAGTCAACCGCGACCAGATTGACGAGGTGGTGTATGGCGGCGCGAAGGTGAGCACCATCTACCCCTTCCCACTTTATCCGCCGCTGCAGAAGTTCGCTGATTCAGCCGGCGTCCAGGCCATCATCGAGAAGTACCAGCCGCGCAAGTTCGACCTCGAAGAGTCGGCCAAGCTGATGGAAGAGGCCGGCTACAAGAAGAACGCCGACGGCCTGTGGGAGAAGGACGGCAAGACCGTCCCGACGCAGATCAGCGGCTTCGCCGGCATCCACGCCGACATCGTGCCGGTCTTGGCCGAAATGCTGCGCCAGGCAGGCTTCGACACCGGCGAAGGCCCGGACTTCTCACCGGAGGCCTACAACAACATGGCCCAAGGCCGCCCCGGCCTGTATATGTTCGGCCACGGCGCCAGCCTGCGCGATCCGTTCGCGGTGTTCGAGCTGTTCAACACCAAGCCGACCGGCAACGTCGCCGGCAGCAACAACTTCTCGCGCTACAACAACCCCGAGTTCGAGAAGCTGGTGCTGGAGATGGCGAAGTACCCTGCCGGCGATCCGAAGTTCGACGAGCTGGCCGTACAGGCGATGGAGTTCTACTACAAGGATGTCATCAACGTGCCGATCATCCAGTGGCTGCACCGCATCGCCTACAACCAGACCTACTGGGTGAACTGGCCGACCGAGACAAACGTGGGCGAAGGCTACAACGGCGCGTTCTGGCACTGGACGGGGCCGCGGGTCATCGCCGCGTTGAAGCCGGCCGGCTAA
- a CDS encoding ABC transporter ATP-binding protein — protein sequence MTNSSPVLRVIDLQVSYYTEAGRALALDRASLELHPGEKLGMVGESGCGKSTMALAMMRMIKPPGRIEGGKVFVGDTELTALSEEQMRRARLSLISYIPQGAMNSLNPVLRIETQMRDAIKEHQPEMSNAEIQERIYNALESVELRRSVARMYPHELSGGMKQRVCIAIGILLGPKVIIADEPTSALDVVTQRQVMETLDRVQKQLGAAVILIGHDMGLMAQFVDKVAVMYAGKFTEISPVRDMFTNPMHPYARALIESLPTLDNKGVFKGIPGLAPSLIRRPPGCAFHPRCAYAMEICRTVTPALERLPNGRLVACHLYDREGNLVNAELRMAG from the coding sequence ATGACGAATTCATCGCCCGTTTTGCGGGTCATCGATCTCCAAGTCAGCTATTACACCGAAGCCGGCCGTGCGTTGGCGCTGGATCGCGCCAGCTTGGAGCTGCATCCGGGCGAGAAGCTGGGCATGGTGGGCGAGTCGGGCTGTGGCAAATCCACCATGGCGTTGGCGATGATGCGCATGATCAAACCGCCCGGACGCATCGAGGGTGGCAAGGTCTTCGTGGGAGATACCGAGCTGACCGCGCTCTCCGAGGAACAGATGCGCAGAGCACGGCTGAGCCTCATCAGTTACATCCCACAAGGCGCGATGAACTCGCTCAACCCGGTGCTACGCATCGAGACCCAGATGCGCGATGCGATCAAAGAGCACCAGCCGGAGATGAGCAATGCCGAGATCCAGGAGCGCATCTACAACGCATTGGAATCGGTGGAATTGCGTCGCAGCGTCGCGCGCATGTATCCGCACGAACTGAGCGGCGGCATGAAGCAACGCGTGTGCATCGCCATCGGCATCCTGCTCGGCCCAAAAGTCATCATCGCCGACGAGCCGACCAGCGCGCTTGACGTAGTCACCCAACGCCAGGTGATGGAGACGCTCGATCGCGTGCAAAAACAACTCGGAGCAGCGGTGATCCTGATCGGCCACGATATGGGGCTGATGGCGCAGTTCGTGGATAAGGTCGCGGTGATGTATGCCGGCAAGTTCACCGAGATCAGCCCGGTACGCGATATGTTCACCAATCCGATGCACCCCTACGCGCGTGCGCTGATCGAGAGCCTGCCCACGCTTGACAACAAGGGCGTCTTCAAAGGCATCCCTGGCCTGGCCCCCTCGCTGATCCGCCGGCCGCCCGGATGCGCATTCCATCCGCGCTGCGCATACGCGATGGAAATCTGTCGAACCGTCACGCCGGCCCTCGAGCGCCTTCCCAACGGGCGACTCGTGGCCTGTCACCTATACGATCGGGAAGGCAATCTGGTAAACGCCGAATTGAGGATGGCGGGCTGA